The following are encoded in a window of Borrelia coriaceae genomic DNA:
- a CDS encoding DUF603 domain-containing protein: MSRFKKSFDDYIVYFKEGKLNDSNIAKEMGVSKANVSKMRHKWEAVKDNSEYVNNNKLTIHEDTLTNILLHASQSNAQARDLKSQFSMARSLLGIEFINSFSRYVELELKTHDDQIDKIESKIISLSKECEHSQEENSNEDLTLQLSQLKKEREVKKMQLYYEMLQKLKATDVESRFKFQV; the protein is encoded by the coding sequence ATGAGTAGATTTAAAAAATCATTTGATGATTATATTGTGTATTTTAAAGAAGGTAAGCTTAATGACAGTAATATTGCAAAGGAAATGGGGGTTTCTAAAGCAAATGTAAGTAAGATGAGACACAAATGGGAAGCGGTTAAAGACAATTCTGAATATGTTAACAATAATAAGCTTACTATTCATGAAGATACTCTAACTAATATCTTACTTCATGCGTCTCAAAGTAATGCGCAAGCCCGAGATTTAAAGAGTCAGTTTAGTATGGCTCGTAGCCTTCTAGGAATAGAATTTATAAATTCATTTAGTAGATATGTAGAGTTGGAACTTAAAACTCATGATGATCAAATAGATAAAATAGAGTCTAAGATTATAAGTCTTTCTAAAGAGTGTGAACATTCACAAGAAGAAAATAGTAATGAAGACTTAACACTTCAACTGTCACAACTTAAAAAAGAAAGGGAAGTTAAGAAAATGCAGTTGTATTATGAGATGCTGCAAAAGCTAAAAGCAACAGATGTAGAGTCACGTTTTAAATTTCAAGTTTAA
- a CDS encoding Mlp family lipoprotein has product MSKINLIFVSLLLMGSCYKYDLTNKPKSRSTREVQEEQTEDIQEKPEAVLRSKLNDTEKSSLDFLKQALGNDAKFNKFVLLNESKVKSALKHIQTELEKCTEDKKNAFKAHIQGYFDTMDENRLDSFKTSVISTCN; this is encoded by the coding sequence ATGAGTAAAATTAATCTTATTTTTGTTTCATTACTACTAATGGGTAGTTGTTACAAATATGATCTTACAAACAAACCCAAAAGTAGAAGTACAAGAGAAGTACAAGAAGAACAAACAGAAGATATACAAGAAAAACCCGAAGCAGTATTAAGATCAAAATTAAATGATACTGAAAAATCAAGTCTAGATTTCTTAAAACAAGCTTTAGGGAATGATGCTAAATTTAATAAGTTTGTACTGTTAAATGAAAGCAAAGTTAAAAGTGCACTTAAACACATACAAACTGAACTTGAAAAGTGTACTGAAGACAAAAAGAATGCTTTTAAAGCACATATACAAGGATACTTTGATACAATGGATGAAAACAGACTAGATAGTTTTAAAACAAGCGTAATAAGCACATGTAATTAA
- a CDS encoding tyrosine-type recombinase/integrase: protein MQREHLINKLIKENTQLNEELNLLKLNLKDKKTKQTRSIPIRFYLNDKIIRLVKRCIEKLKEKDPISGWFVYLLSITGCRGVEIQNVKLTDISKERSSDGEMFYSIRVNVAKKRNSICIREVVISKSEFNSIMQAHQNYFLSKGKDTRRTYLFQKSKVKFKDNKIDIINISKQFKELLVKSGFKYRKSLHICRNIFIASLKAKGYNSFEIKELMKYSSTSEIDNVYGLSSASKIQAYKDIKNSLN, encoded by the coding sequence ATGCAAAGAGAACATTTAATTAATAAGTTAATAAAGGAAAATACACAATTAAATGAAGAACTAAATCTTCTAAAACTTAATCTTAAAGATAAGAAAACCAAGCAAACAAGAAGTATTCCTATAAGGTTTTATCTTAATGATAAGATAATAAGATTAGTAAAGAGGTGTATAGAAAAACTTAAAGAAAAGGACCCAATCTCAGGATGGTTTGTATATTTACTCTCAATTACTGGTTGTAGAGGTGTTGAGATTCAAAATGTAAAACTTACTGATATCTCTAAAGAGAGGAGTAGTGATGGTGAAATGTTTTATTCTATTCGTGTAAATGTAGCTAAAAAAAGAAATAGTATATGCATAAGAGAAGTAGTCATTAGCAAATCTGAATTCAACTCTATAATGCAAGCGCATCAAAACTACTTTCTATCTAAAGGAAAAGACACAAGGCGTACATATCTCTTTCAAAAAAGTAAAGTTAAATTTAAAGACAACAAAATTGATATAATTAACATTTCAAAACAGTTTAAGGAATTACTAGTTAAATCTGGATTTAAATATCGTAAGTCCTTACATATATGCCGTAATATATTTATAGCATCACTTAAAGCTAAAGGATACAATTCATTTGAAATAAAAGAACTTATGAAATACTCATCCACTTCTGAAATTGATAATGTCTATGGCCTATCCAGTGCTAGTAAGATACAAGCTTACAAAGATATCAAAAATAGCTTAAATTAA
- a CDS encoding DNA adenine methylase yields MKLLNREGSKYRYKANIISLFPKHTLYIEGFFGTGSIFFAKPLACYNILNDNSKFIYKLFYFLKQDPDLLYRRVREAIIYDRVINENQDKIEYVILRTLYSIYGTCSTTIKFNKNNSKKLFLEKLNTYKSKIKEMLNFAVLTSRDIFDFLNAVTKKDKIPSTFVYLDPPYSISRGRLHENRGWNLDCLEKLIIEMKRYNWKFAISEFDDKEVLELFLKYNLHINYIALSSGIANTFGHTKYEILATSYKASKSSITCKNTRYIQKEIFSI; encoded by the coding sequence TTGAAATTATTAAATAGAGAAGGCAGTAAGTATAGGTACAAAGCCAACATTATAAGTCTTTTTCCTAAACATACTTTATATATCGAAGGATTTTTTGGTACTGGATCTATATTTTTTGCAAAACCATTAGCTTGTTATAACATACTCAATGATAATTCTAAGTTTATATACAAGCTTTTTTATTTTTTAAAACAAGATCCTGATTTGCTTTACAGACGTGTAAGAGAAGCAATTATTTATGACAGAGTTATAAATGAGAATCAAGATAAAATAGAATATGTCATATTAAGGACTCTGTATTCTATTTATGGTACATGTAGTACAACTATAAAATTTAATAAAAATAATTCTAAGAAACTATTTTTAGAGAAGTTAAATACTTATAAATCCAAAATCAAAGAAATGCTTAATTTTGCAGTATTGACTTCTCGTGACATATTTGACTTTTTAAATGCTGTAACTAAGAAAGATAAGATTCCTTCAACATTTGTATATCTTGATCCTCCATATTCAATATCACGAGGTCGTTTGCATGAGAATCGGGGTTGGAATTTAGACTGTTTAGAAAAGCTCATTATAGAAATGAAGAGATATAATTGGAAGTTTGCAATAAGTGAATTTGATGATAAGGAGGTATTAGAACTTTTTTTAAAATATAATCTTCATATTAATTATATAGCTTTATCAAGTGGTATAGCTAATACTTTTGGTCATACTAAATATGAGATACTAGCAACTTCATACAAAGCTAGTAAATCAAGTATAACTTGTAAAAACACTAGGTATATCCAAAAGGAAATATTCAGTATATAG
- a CDS encoding DUF261 family protein, with amino-acid sequence MCVKQDDPKLVLQIQRWGCYFLSLHYYIANFKKLQFSINDINVNYHKFVDLGYMKCNCFILNPCKILKYYGINSDVRWEHHSYKCKLNEFEISEVKIKGIEGYHFIATNNSLVCYDSLCLDRKGKEYQVTSKRVFNKI; translated from the coding sequence ATGTGTGTAAAACAAGATGATCCTAAGCTAGTTCTTCAGATACAGCGCTGGGGATGTTACTTTTTATCTCTTCATTATTACATAGCAAACTTTAAGAAATTACAGTTTAGTATCAATGATATTAATGTTAATTATCACAAGTTTGTTGATTTAGGATATATGAAATGTAATTGTTTTATTTTAAATCCATGCAAAATACTTAAATACTATGGTATTAATAGTGATGTAAGATGGGAACACCATTCTTATAAATGTAAATTGAATGAATTTGAAATAAGTGAAGTTAAAATCAAAGGTATTGAGGGTTATCATTTTATAGCAACTAATAATTCCTTAGTATGTTATGACTCATTGTGTCTTGATAGAAAAGGTAAGGAATATCAAGTTACATCAAAAAGGGTATTTAATAAAATTTGA
- a CDS encoding single-stranded DNA-binding protein — protein MFDINSLSMSGRLTRDCEFAYFGNKIPALKFTLANNRGFKKDNKFTNHSHFFDCVLFGKRSESLIQLLTKGAQVVITGSLRHESWSCKRTGENKSKYSILVDEIQVLTSHNNVEKTSYINSKEEFYEDIPF, from the coding sequence GTGTTTGATATTAATTCTTTAAGTATGTCGGGTCGTTTAACTAGGGACTGTGAATTTGCTTATTTTGGTAATAAAATTCCTGCTTTAAAGTTTACTTTAGCTAATAATAGGGGATTTAAGAAAGATAATAAATTCACTAACCATTCTCACTTTTTTGATTGTGTTTTATTTGGTAAGAGGTCTGAGAGTTTAATTCAGCTTCTTACCAAGGGAGCACAAGTTGTAATTACTGGATCATTGCGTCATGAGAGTTGGTCTTGTAAGCGTACTGGTGAGAATAAAAGTAAGTACAGTATTTTAGTTGATGAGATTCAAGTTTTAACCTCACATAATAATGTTGAAAAAACTAGTTATATTAACTCTAAAGAAGAGTTTTATGAAGATATTCCATTTTAA